The Methylococcus sp. Mc7 genomic sequence TGGCGGACCAGCCTCAGCTCCAGGCCTTGCAGCCGCTGGCGCTGAAGATTCAAACGGATGGCGGTGTTTCGCCCCAGCCGGTGCTGCAGCTCCGCCAGGCGCTGGGTCTGGCGTTCCAGCCTTTGCCGGGGATGGCATTGCTGCAGCCGTCGCTCGACGAAGTCCAGCCGCTGCTGGATCCGCTCCAGCCGTCCCAGGAAACTCCGGCGGAGTTGGGATTCGAGGCGCTGCAGGCGGTTGGCGAGGTCGATCCGGTCGGGTGTGACCGCTTCGGCGGCGGCGGAGGGCGTCGGCGCCCGCAGGTCGGCGGCGAAGTCGGCAATGGTGAAATCCACCTCGTGGCCGATGCCGGTGACCACCGGCGTCCGGCAGGCCACGATCGCCCGCGCCAGGCTTTCGTCGTTGAAGGCCCAGAGGTCTTCCAGCGAACCGCCGCCGCGCGCCAAAAGCAGGACGTCGCACCAGCCGCTCGCATCGGCCCGCTGCAAGGCACGGACGAGTTCCGCCGGCGCTTCGCTGCCCTGGACCATGGCGGGAAACACGATCACGGAAGCCGCCGGGTAGCGCCGCGCCAGCACGGTGAGGATGTCGCGGATCGCGGCGCCCGTGGGCGAGGTGACGACGCCGATGCAGGCGGGAAAGCGGGGAATGGGCCGCTTGCGGGCCGGATCGAACAGCCCTTCGGCATCCAGCCGTTTCTTCAGCGCCTCGAAGGCGCGCTGGAGGGCGCCGTCGCCGGCTTCCTCCAGCAGGTCCACGATCAGCTGGTAGTCGCCGCGGGGTTCGTACAGCCCCACCTGGGCGCGGGCCAGGACGTGATCGCCGTTGGCCGGCTTGAAGCCGAGCAGGCGCCCGGAGCCGCGGAACATGGCGCAGCGGACCTGGGCCTCGGCGTCCTTCAGCGTGAAATACAGGTGGCCCGAGGTCGGCGTAGCCAGATTGGACACTTCGCCCTCCACCCAGATCGTGCCGAAATGGGCGGACAGGGTGATACGGGCTTCGCGGTTGAGGCGCGATACGGTGTAGACGAATTCGGGCCGGGTATTCGGGGCGGAGCGCAGGTTCACGCCGGCTTTCAGTCCAGGGATTGCTTGAAGCGGTGGATCAGGCGGCGGTCTTTCTTGGAGGGGCGGTGCGCGGGTTCATCCGCGAATTGCCGCTCATCCCGCCGCCGGGCGGCCTCGGCCTCCCGCCGTGCCAGGCTTTCCGGGGTTTCGCGATAGAGCAGCACCGCCTCCCTGGCGGGCCGGCGCTGGGTGTTCAGGGCTTCGACGACGACCTCCCAGGCGTCCTGCTCGCGCGTGATCTCCAGCCGCGCGCCGACGCCGATTTCCTTGCCGGGCTTGGCACGCTGGCCGTTCAGATGGACCTTGCCGCCGTTGATGGCCTCGATGGCGAGCTGCCGGGTCTTGAAGAAACGGGCGGCCCAGAGCCATTTGTCCAGCCTGACCTTCTCTCCATCCTCCGCAGCAGGGGAGGGATGCGCACCCGGTCCTGCCATGGGGTCAGCCCGAGACCGGCAGACCGCCCTCGCTCCAGGCCTTGAAGCCGCCCGCCATGCTCACGGCCCCGCTCCAGCCGAGCTGTTGCAGGATGTCGGCGGCCAGCGCCGAACGGCCGCCGCTCTGGCAGTAGACGATGATGGCTGCGTCCTTTTTTCCCTGGAATGCGGGATGGGTCTCGATGCGGAATTCCACCACGCCGCGCGGAATGTTGATGGCGCCGGGCAGGTGTCCCGCCGCGTACTCTTCCGGCTCGCGGACGTCGAGAATCAAGGTATCGCCGAGCGCTGCCTGGACCTCGCTCGTGCCGACTTCACGAATCCGCTGTTTTGCGGCGGCCACCAGATCCATGGGGGTGAGAGCCATGGTCACTTCTCCTTAGCTGAACGTTGAGATTTGCCGGATCAGGCACTGAGCCGGCGCAGTTCCTTGGGCAGGGAAAACACCACCTTTTCCTCGATGCCCTGGGTCTCGGTGGCGGTGCGCCCGCCCCATTCCTTGAGCTGGGCGATGACCTCCTGCACCAGGATCTCGGGGGCCGAGGCCCCGGCGGTGACGCCGATGCGTTCGGCGCCGGCGACCATGTCGCGGGTCAACTGGGCGGCGTTGTCGATCAGGAAGGCCTTGCGGCCGAGCTTGTCCGCGATTTCGCGCAGGCGGTTGGAGTTGGAGCTGTTGGGCGATCCGACCACCAGGATGGTGTCGCACTGGGCCGCCAGTTTCTTCACGGCATCCTGGCGGTTCTGGGTCGCATAGCAAATATCGTCCTTGCGCGGCCCCAGGATGTTGGGAAAACGCGCTTTCAGCGCTTCCACCACGGCGCCGGTATCGTCGATGGAAAGCGTGGTCTGGGTCACGTAGGCCAGATTGTCCGGATTCTTCACCTGAAGCTTTTCGACGTCCTCCGGCGACTCCACCAGATAGATGCCGCCGGCCGGGTTGTCGTACTGCCCCATCGTGCCTTCCACTTCCGGGTGTCCGGCATGGCCGATGAACACGATCTCGCGGCCCTCGTTGGCATGCTGGTGCACTTCGATGTGGACCTTGGTGACCAGCGGGCAGGTGGCGTCGAAGACCTGAAGGCCGCGCTCCCTGGCTTCTTCCTGGATCTGTTTGGAGACGCCGTGGGCGCTGAAGATCACCGTCGAATTTTCCGGCACCTCGGACAGCTCCTCGACGAACACCGCGCCGCGGTCCCGGAGCCCGTCGACCACGTAGCGGTTGTGGACGACCTCATGGCGCACATAGATCGGTGCGCCGAAAACCTCGATGGCGCGGTCGACGATCTCGATGGCGCGGTCGACCCCGGCGCAGAAGCCGCGGGGATTGGCGAGGATGATTTCCATGTGTCTGTTACCAGGCTAATTTCTTACTTGGGGGGTGGGGCATTGTGGCATGGCGGTACCGCGGAATCAACGCGAGGCAGGGGCGGTTCGCGGTCACGGCTCCAGGTCGGCTCGCGATGGCCCCCCATGCGGGCCAGCGCCCGGGCGACCACGAACAGGAAGTCCGACAGCCGGTTCAGATAGGCCAGCGATTCCGGGTTGACGGACTCGGCGCGGGCCAGGGCCACCAGCCGCCGTTCCGCCCGCCGGCAGACCGTCCGCGCGACGTGGCAATAGGCCGCCGGCAGGCTGCCGCCGGGCAGCACGAAATCCTTGAGCGGCGGCAGCTGACCGTTGAAATGGTTCAGCCAGGTCTCCAGCCATTCGGTCTGCCGGCGCTGAATCAGGGTCTGGCCGGGCAGACTCAGTTCGCCGCCCAGATCGAACAGGGTCTGCTGGACTTCGATCAGACAGGCGCGCAGTTCCTCCGAGGTGGCCTGGGTCAGCACCAGGCCGATCGCGCTGTTCAACTCGTCGACCGCACCGCAGGCTTCGATGCGCAGGCTGTCCTTGCCGGTGCGGCCACCATTGCCGAGGCCGGTGGTGCCGTCGTCGCCGGTTCGGGTGTAGATTCGGGTCAGGCGGTTTCCCATCAGATCAGCTTCTCCTCGGAGACGACGATGCCGTCTTCGTCCGCGTAGAGGTAATGATCGCTGCGGAAGTTCACGCTGGCGAAGGTGATCAGGCAATCGCGGTCGCCACCGCCCCGCTTGTGGCTCTTGAGGGGGTGGGTGTGGAGCGCGCGGATGCCGATGGGGACCGCGCCGAGTTCCACCGAATCCCGTACGCAGCCGTACACGATGATGCCTTGCCAGCCATTGTCGGCGGCGAGCCGCGCCAGGTTTCCGCCCAGCAGCGCGCAGCGGTGGGAGGCGCCGCCGTCGATGACCAGGACGCGGCCTTCCGCCTTCTGTTCCAGGGTTTCCCGGATC encodes the following:
- a CDS encoding RNA-binding S4 domain-containing protein, coding for MAGPGAHPSPAAEDGEKVRLDKWLWAARFFKTRQLAIEAINGGKVHLNGQRAKPGKEIGVGARLEITREQDAWEVVVEALNTQRRPAREAVLLYRETPESLARREAEAARRRDERQFADEPAHRPSKKDRRLIHRFKQSLD
- a CDS encoding rhodanese-like domain-containing protein, which translates into the protein MALTPMDLVAAAKQRIREVGTSEVQAALGDTLILDVREPEEYAAGHLPGAINIPRGVVEFRIETHPAFQGKKDAAIIVYCQSGGRSALAADILQQLGWSGAVSMAGGFKAWSEGGLPVSG
- the rraA gene encoding ribonuclease E activity regulator RraA, producing MDFTTADLCDRFHGTQPLQIAEPLFHPFGAVSRFQGRITTLKVFEDNVLIRETLEQKAEGRVLVIDGGASHRCALLGGNLARLAADNGWQGIIVYGCVRDSVELGAVPIGIRALHTHPLKSHKRGGGDRDCLITFASVNFRSDHYLYADEDGIVVSEEKLI
- the xseA gene encoding exodeoxyribonuclease VII large subunit, with the protein product MNLRSAPNTRPEFVYTVSRLNREARITLSAHFGTIWVEGEVSNLATPTSGHLYFTLKDAEAQVRCAMFRGSGRLLGFKPANGDHVLARAQVGLYEPRGDYQLIVDLLEEAGDGALQRAFEALKKRLDAEGLFDPARKRPIPRFPACIGVVTSPTGAAIRDILTVLARRYPAASVIVFPAMVQGSEAPAELVRALQRADASGWCDVLLLARGGGSLEDLWAFNDESLARAIVACRTPVVTGIGHEVDFTIADFAADLRAPTPSAAAEAVTPDRIDLANRLQRLESQLRRSFLGRLERIQQRLDFVERRLQQCHPRQRLERQTQRLAELQHRLGRNTAIRLNLQRQRLQGLELRLVRHDPAQRVMNLGGKLDSLDSRLRRSASLTLERRNERLAALGQRLDTVSPLATLARGYSIALRAADGAIIHGWQDIQPGEMLCTRLAEGSLLSRVEKAEPGDPAAFPGKSRRGR
- the ispH gene encoding 4-hydroxy-3-methylbut-2-enyl diphosphate reductase; this translates as MEIILANPRGFCAGVDRAIEIVDRAIEVFGAPIYVRHEVVHNRYVVDGLRDRGAVFVEELSEVPENSTVIFSAHGVSKQIQEEARERGLQVFDATCPLVTKVHIEVHQHANEGREIVFIGHAGHPEVEGTMGQYDNPAGGIYLVESPEDVEKLQVKNPDNLAYVTQTTLSIDDTGAVVEALKARFPNILGPRKDDICYATQNRQDAVKKLAAQCDTILVVGSPNSSNSNRLREIADKLGRKAFLIDNAAQLTRDMVAGAERIGVTAGASAPEILVQEVIAQLKEWGGRTATETQGIEEKVVFSLPKELRRLSA
- a CDS encoding cob(I)yrinic acid a,c-diamide adenosyltransferase: MGNRLTRIYTRTGDDGTTGLGNGGRTGKDSLRIEACGAVDELNSAIGLVLTQATSEELRACLIEVQQTLFDLGGELSLPGQTLIQRRQTEWLETWLNHFNGQLPPLKDFVLPGGSLPAAYCHVARTVCRRAERRLVALARAESVNPESLAYLNRLSDFLFVVARALARMGGHREPTWSRDREPPLPRVDSAVPPCHNAPPPK